In one Zymoseptoria tritici IPO323 chromosome 10, whole genome shotgun sequence genomic region, the following are encoded:
- the DOT2401 gene encoding nucleosomal histone H3-Lys79 methylase (Similar to Saccharomyces cerevisiae DOT1, a), producing the protein SNDTEGSESDASRKRLKSSPSSVDSRPPRASLLSKEAFAEEAVIDIIHGADVTSGEHKDKFKNPWEDEDFQTVSLQYPSRSQQERFELKFPIQAEDYKPMEDITETIKTICTYYFPAELATKYSHDEAGYARRFNRAWQRQSVEDFIEVINDFNTTLQDLLSDGSIQTRLSGHRNIDLEWIQRIIDQIYARTVSWKVETLRRYENFSNNVYGELLPRFCSEIFQKTGLNHKQIFVDLGSGVGNVVLQAALEIGCESWGIEMMDNPCELAALQAREFPARTRLWGLSVGEVHLLKGDFTKNEEILEVLKRADVVLVNNQAFDPALNDTLRDMFLDLKDGCRVASLKPFVPVGHKMAMRNIDSVVNQFTQQKFEYWSDSVSWGADHGEYFVATKDPRPARAFM; encoded by the coding sequence AGCAACGACACTGAAGGGAGCGAATCGGACGCCTCGCGCAAACGGTTGAAGAGCAGTCCGAGCTCGGTGGACAGCAGACCCCCTCGGGCATCTTTGTTGTCGAAAGAGGCGTTTGCCGAGGAGGCTGTTATCGACATTATCCATGGCGCAGATGTAACGTCAGGAGAACACAAGGACAAGTTCAAGAATCCCTGGGAAGACGAAGACTTCCAAACTGTTTCTCTTCAGTATCCGAGCCGGAGTCAACAGGAACGGTTCGAGCTGAAGTTCCCAATTCAAGCAGAAGATTACAAGCCCATGGAGGACATCACCGAGACAATCAAGACCATCTGCACATATTACTTCCCAGCAGAGCTCGCCACGAAGTACAGTCACGATGAGGCCGGCTACGCACGACGCTTCAATCGGGCCTGGCAGCGTCAAAGCGTCGAGGACTTTATCGAAGTCATCAACGACTTCAACACTACCCTTCAGGACCTTCTCTCCGATGGCTCCATTCAAACACGACTCAGCGGACACCGCAACATCGATCTCGAGTGGATCCAGCGTATCATCGATCAAATCTACGCCCGCACTGTCAGTTGGAAAGTCGAGACTTTACGGCGGTACGAGAATTTCAGCAACAACGTCTACGGCGAACTCCTCCCGCGCTTTTGTAGCGAGATTTTTCAGAAGACAGGCCTCAACCACAAGCAGATCTTCGTCGACCTCGGCTCCGGCGTGGGCAACGTTGTGCTTCAAGCGGCGCTCGAGATTGGATGCGAGTCCTGGGGCATCGAGATGATGGACAATCCTTGCGAACTGGCCGCTTTGCAAGCGAGAGAGTTCCCCGCTCGGACTCGTCTCTGGGGTCTCTCGGTCGGAGAAGTGCACCTCCTCAAAGGCGACTTTACTAAGAACGAGGAGATTCTCGAGGTCCTCAAGCGCGCGGACGTGGTGCTGGTCAACAATCAAGCGTTCGACCCGGCGCTCAACGACACATTGCGGGACATGTTCCTTGATCTCAAAGATGGCTGTCGAGTAGCCAGTCTGAAACCATTCGTGCCTGTGGGACACAAGATGGCGATGCGAAATATTGACTCGGTGGTCAATCAGTTCACGCAGCAAAAGTTTGAGTACTGGTCGGACTCAGTCAGCTGGGGTGCGGACCATGGGGAGTACTTCGTGGCGACGAAGGATCCGAGACCAGCCAGGGCGTTTATG
- a CDS encoding SWI/SNF chromatin remodeling complex component (SNF2 family DNA-dependent ATPase similar to Saccharomyces cerevisiae YFR038W, the null mutant displays increased levels of spontaneous Rad52 foci) produces the protein MAEARRKADEKHEKKLASERENDRKGGKEVVDTKYKALEYLLSQSKLYSAIMLQQMTSQEEAEEAKDEKSKKRAQKKEEKAEKAAEASQKRATRTAAAVESAGQDAAAQSPKRELPKRGKAAKQTKGSGKISDYVKKDDVKAKSGETSISEALAAETKDAEVKPGDIGMQDLRSAKQPELVSGGLMRTYQLEGLDWLTSLYENGLNGILADEMGLGKTIQTISFIAFLRERGVNGPFLIAAPLSTTSNWVAEFKKWTPTIPVVLYHGSKQEREEIRNKQLKNPGSEEFPIICTSYEICMNDRKFLAHYDWKFIIIDEGHRIKNLNCRLIRELQSYQSANRLLITGTPLQNNLTELWSLLHFLMPSIFDKLESFESWFDFSALKEKNGYEQILSEDRKKNLVASLHAILKPFLLRRVKADVETSLPKKREYVLYAPLTQTQRELYHEILEGNSRAYLENKVVESLSGTTTPTSTRSRSLKRKAIDGASTPNKSAKSSRASTPATNKSSGARSRKAKKSQTYEEVSDSQYFKQLEDVEPSSPAEESLNDSEAEENERAKTLALAKREIAGKKLQNPIMQLRQCCNSPHNFYYPFDMDDHTPVDETLVTESGKMLLLDRLMPELLRRGHKVLIFSQFKTQLDLLDTYCQDLRGWPTCRIDGTVAQVDRQQQILEFNDPKSDLNIFLLSTRAGGQGINLAAADTVLLFDSDWNPQQDLQAQDRAHRIGQTRPVIVYRFATKGTVEQMLLEKADSKRRLEKLVIQKGRFRSGPRGGEGAGEDFAELQKLLGRDDGERIDVEDGKGLLSDEELAVLTDRSEEAFERAEKGLEVGGGVFKSVKTEAGGGGLLESLQK, from the coding sequence ATGGcagaggcgaggaggaaagCCGATGAGAAGCACGAAAAGAAACTAGCCTCCGAACGAGAAAACGATCGAAAAGGTGGGAAGGAAGTCGTGGACACCAAGTACAAAGCATTGGAGTATCTGCTCAGCCAGAGCAAGCTGTACTCGGCCATTATGCTCCAGCAGATGACATCGCAGGAAGAGGCCGAGGAAGCAAAAGACGAAAAGAGCAAGAAGCGGGCGCAGaagaaagaggagaaggctgAGAAGGCGGCAGAGGCGAGCCAGAAGAGAGCGACGAGAACGGCTGCTGCGGTGGAGTCTGCTGGGCAGGATGCTGCAGCGCAGTCGCCGAAAAGAGAGTTGCCGAAGAGAGGAAAGGCGGCGAAACAGACGAAGGGGTCCGGGAAGATCTCGGATTATGTGAAGAAGGATGATGTGAAAGCGAAGTCTGGAGAAACGTCGATCTCGGAGGCGTTGGCCGCGGAGACGAAGGATGCCGAAGTGAAGCCTGGCGACATTGGTATGCAGGATCTGCGATCTGCAAAGCAACCCGAGCTGGTCAGTGGGGGTTTGATGCGGACGTATCAGCTGGAGGGTCTGGACTGGTTGACATCGTTGTACGAGAATGGTCTGAACGGTATCCTTGCAGATGAGATGGGTCTGGGCAAGACCATTCAGACTATTTCGTTCATCGCATTCCTGCGAGAGAGAGGCGTCAATGGTCCGTTCCTGATTGCAGCTCCACTCAGCACAACAAGCAATTGGGTCGCCGAATTCAAGAAGTGGACACCCACCATCCCGGTCGTGCTCTACCATGGCAGCAAGCAGGAGCGAGAAGAGATTCGCAACAAGCAGTTGAAGAACCCTGGCAGTGAGGAGTTCCCCATCATCTGCACTAGCTACGAGATTTGCATGAACGACCGCAAGTTCCTGGCGCATTATGATTGGAAGTTCATCATCATTGACGAAGGGCACCGTATCAAGAATCTGAACTGTCGACTCATCCGGGAATTGCAGTCGTATCAGTCAGCAAATCGTCTTCTCATCACGGGAACGCCTTTGCAGAACAATTTGACGGAGTTGTGGTCCTTGCTGCACTTCCTCATGCCGAGCATCTTCGACAAGCTGGAGTCATTTGAAAGCTGGTTCGACTTCTCCGcgctgaaggagaagaatggATATGAACAGATTTTGTCTGAAGACCGAAAGAAGAATCTCGTCGCCAGTCTCCATGCCATCTTGAAGCCTTTCCTTCTGCGAAGAGTCAAAGCAGATGTCGAAACTTCGCTGCCGAAGAAAAGAGAGTACGTCTTGTACGCTCCTCTAACGCAGACTCAAAGAGAGCTGTATCATGAGATCCTCGAAGGCAACAGCAGAGCGTACTTGGAGAACAAGGTGGTCGAAAGTCTCAGTGGAACCACAACGCCAACAAGCACACGCAGTCGCAGCTTGAAACGAAAGGCCATCGATGGAGCCTCGACGCCCAACAAAAGCGCCAAGTCAAGCCGTGCCTCCACACCAGCTACGAACAAGAGTTCAGGAGCACGATCCCGCAAAGCAAAGAAAAGCCAGACATACGAAGAAGTCTCGGACTCGCAGTACTTCAAGCAGCTGGAAGACGTCGAACCCTCCTCACCGGCGGAAGAGTCTCTCAATGACTCGGAAGCAGAGGAAAACGAACGTGCCAAAACCCTCGCCCTTGCAAAACGAGAAATCGCGGGCAAGAAACTCCAAAACCCCATCATGCAACTCCGACAATGCTGCAACTCGCCTCACAACTTCTACTACCCCTTCGACATGGACGACCACACTCCCGTGGACGAGACGCTAGTCACAGAGTCCGGCAAAatgctcctcctcgaccgacTCATGCCCGAACTTCTCCGCCGCGGGCACAAAGTCCTCATCTTCTCACAATTCAAAACGCAGCTCGACTTGCTAGATACCTACTGCCAAGACCTCCGCGGCTGGCCAACCTGCCGCATCGACGGCACAGTCGCACAAGTCGATCGCCAGCAGCAGATTTTGGAGTTCAATGACCCGAAGAGCGACTTGAATATCTTCTTGCTGTCGACTAGAGCCGGAGGGCAGGGTATCAATCTCGCGGCGGCCGATACAGTCTTGCTCTTTGACTCTGACTGGAATCCGCAGCAGGACTTGCAAGCTCAAGATCGCGCTCATCGGATTGGGCAGACGAGGCCGGTGATTGTTTACCGCTTTGCGACAAAAGGGACGGTGGAGCAGATGCTGCTGGAAAAAGCGGACAGTAAACGGCGACTTGAGAAGCTGGTCATTCAGAAGGGTCGCTTTCGCAGTGGTCCTCGCGGCGGGGAGGGTGCGGGCGAGGACTTTGCAGAACTGCAGAAATTGCTGGGACGGGACGATGGCGAGAGGATtgatgtcgaggatggaAAGGGTCTTCTGAGTGATGAGGAATTGGCGGTGTTGACGGATCGGAGTGAGGAGGCTTTtgagagggcggagaagggGCTTGAGGTTGGTGGTGGGGTGTTTAAGAGTGTGAAGACGGAGGCTGGTGGGGGAGGGTTGTTGGAGAGTTTGCAGAAGTAG
- the CYP-44 gene encoding putative P450 monooxygenase (P450 similar to GA14-synthase (gibberellin biosynthesis) and other P450s found next to terpene biosynthetic genes in other fungi. Similarity was assessed by multiple and local sequence alignments. This gene is located in an area containing a geranylgeranyl pyrophosphate synthase and a hybrid PKS-PS.. ...) gives MIILALAAVAVHWSDRSSNPLLNAKGFFELSDRRIKIAFLGNARPMLSDWFGKHQNSPVSIYSDTGVLMVLPGSMANEIRNDKRFHLRQQVERVSKALFSIYHSASLTLKKMMHGRLPGFEVFRDDYNNHIVKTVINRDLTKQLGKRTSPLHLSTKYQWPYRSCLDPTQLVARTSSRVFLGAELCHNPEWLKVSKEYAVLAFLAAQDLRLWSPWLRPIASLFLSKCRLSRAAIHKARATIEPVLAERSKLVAKNTGGKATVFDDAIAWIECAAGTASYDPQIVQLSLSAVAVHTTTDLLSQALADIAAHPEIIAPLREEMISIMNQDGVLQTASLGRMELLDSCIKESQRMKPLSIASMGRIATERVTLSNGTVIPKGQSILVDSSRMWDAKVHPSSPKTWDGYRFLRMREDPMKRDMAPLVSTSPDHIAFGYGVHACPGRFFAANEVKIALIYILLKYELRFEEGQMPRAFDHGFTCVSDPSLKLSVRRRTEATVL, from the exons ATGATCATACTAGCACTCGCGGCGGTCGCAGTTCATTGGAGCGATCGATCCTCCAACCCTCTCTTGAATGCAAAAGGCTTCTTTGAGCTGTCTGATCGGCGTATCAAGATTGCCTTCTTGGGTAATGCTAGGCCAATGCTGTCCGATTGGTTTGGAAAGCATCAAAACTCGCCAGTCTCAATCTACAGTGATACTGGAGTACTCATGGTATTGCCCGGAAGCATGGCCAACGAGATTCGGAACGACAAACGTTTCCATCTGCGGCAGCAAGTTGAAAGAGTGAGTAAGGCCTTGTTTTCCATCTACCACTCAGCTTCGCTAACGTTAAAGAAGATGATGCATGGCCGCCTGCCTGGGTTCGAGGTCTTCCGAGACGACTACAACAACCACATCGTCAAGACCGTCATCAACAGAGATCTCACGAAGCAACTAGGCAAGCGAACC TCACCACTCCACTTGTCGACGAAATATCAGTGGCCGTATCGGAGTTGTTTGGATCCAACTCAG TTAGTAGCTCGTACTTCGTCGCGAGTCTTTCTGGGAGCGGAGCTTTGCCACAACCCTGAATGGCTAAAAGTATCCAAGGAGTATGCTGTACTAGCTTTCCTTGCGGCACAGGACCTCCGGCTCTGGTCTCCTTGGCTGAGACCTATCGCAAGCTTGTTTCTCAGCAAGTGCCGTTTGAGTCGTGCAGCGATACACAAGGCGAGAGCTACGATTGAACCTGTCCTTGCGGAACGGTCGAAACTCGTAGCCAAAAACACTGGAGGAAAGGCGACAGTCTTCGACGATGCTATTGCTTGGATCGAGTGTGCCGCAGGTACGGCGTCTTACGATCCTCAAATCGTCCAGCTGTCTCTTTCGGCTGTTGCCGTTCATACGACCACCGATCTGCTGTCCCAGGCGCTTGCGGACATCGCGGCGCATCCTGAGATCATAGCGCCGCTGAGGGAAGAAATGATTTCGATTATGAACCAAGACGGCGTCCTGCAAACAGCATCGCTCGGACGAATGGAGCTACTCGATAGCTGCATCAAGGAGAGTCAGCGTATGAAGCCATTGTCCATCG CGTCGATGGGTCGAATAGCCACAGAGCGTGTGACTTTATCGAATGGTACCGTGATCCCAAAAGGTCAGAGCATACTGGTTGATTCGAGTCGGATGTGGGATGCCAAAGTGCACCCGTCATCACCAAAGACCTGGGATGGATATCGCTTCCTCCGTATGCGAGAAGACCCCATGAAGCGCGACATGGCTCCGCTTGTTTCGACGTCGCCAGATCACATCGCCTTCGGCTACGGGGTACACGCCTGTCCGGgccgcttcttcgcagcAAACGAGGTCAAGATTGCGCTGATCTACATCTTGCTCAAGTACGAGCTGAGATTTGAGGAAGGCCAGATGCCGAGGGCATTCGACCATGGATTTACCTGTGTCTCTGACCCGTCTCTGAAGCTAAGCGTCAGACGTCGGACAGAAGCGACTGTTTTGTAG
- the GGS3 gene encoding geranylgeranyl diphosphate synthase 3 (Geranylgeranyl Diphosphate Synthase 3, possibly associated with a terpenoid secondary metabolism gene cluster) gives MHISTIKTAGSSGMSHMNEAYSSTTATEMVARGAGSEIIHTEIDSNGSKELAPNGAQSRVQKPSEDAVRAPYDYIRTLPSKRIRETFIDALDSWLAVPAGSSTSIKSIIGMLHQSSLMLDDIEDDSTLRRGKPTAHTLFGTAQTINSANWVFVCAFEELRQLRGVDAATVFVEELKNLHCGQALDLHWKHHTYIPSVDEYLNMVDHKTGGLFRLCVRLMQGESSTSCHHIDAERFITLLGRYFQIRDDYQNLVSDEYTNQKGFCEDLDEGKISLPLIYCLAGSDPTQIMIKGILQHKRTGEMPLSMKKLILEKMRSGGALNATISLLKDLQDDILEELKSLELAFGSGNPMLELVLRRLWI, from the exons ATGCACATCAGTACGATCAAAACTGCCGGGAGCAGTGGCATGTCTCACATGAACGAAGCCTATTCGAGTACCACAGCTACTGAAATGGTCGCTCGGGGTGCAGGGAGCGAAATCATCCACACTGAGATCGACAGCAACGGTAGTAAAGAGCTGGCGCCCAATGGCGCTCAAAGTCGAGTACAGAAGCCTTCTGAAGAT GCAGTCAGGGCTCCTTACGACTATATCAGAACCCTCCCTTCGAAAAGAATCAGGGAGACATTCATTGATGCCCTCGATTCCTGGCTTGCGGTGCCAGCTGGGTCGTCAACATCTATCAAGTCCATCATTGGTATGCTTCATCAATCCTCCCTGATGTTGGATGATATCGAGGACGATTCGACGCTGCGGAGAGGTAAGCCGACAGCACATACCTTGTTTGGCACAGCGCAAACAATCAATTCCGCCAATTGGGTTTTTGTATGCGCCTTTGAAGAGCTTCGACAACTCCGCGGTGTGGACGCCGCCACCGTCTTCGTCGAAGAGCTGAAGAATCTACACTGCGGACAGGCTCTGGATTTGCACTGGAAGCACCACACCTACATCCCATCGGTGGACGAGTACCTGAACATGGTGGATCACAAGACGGGAGGACTCTTTCGTCTTTGTGTCAGGCTGATGCAAGGCGAATCCAGCACGAGTTGCCATCACATTGATGCTGAACGATTCATAACACTGCTTGGGCGCTACTTTCAAATTCGCGATGATTACCAGAACCTCGTGTCagatgag TATACCAACCAGAAAGGCTTCTGCGAGGATCTCGACGAGGGCAAGATCTCATTGCCGCTCATCTACTGTCTCGCCGGTTCCGATCCCACGCAGATCATGATAAAGGGTATCTTGCAACACAAGAGAACTGGAGAGATGCCATTGAGCATGAAGAAGCTGATcttggagaagatgaggtcAGGGGGTGCCTTGAATGCGACGATCTCGCTGCTCAAAGACCTGCAAGATGATATCCTCGAAGAGTTGAAGTCACTGGAGTTGGCCTTCGGATCTGGAAACCCAATGCTCGAGCTGGTACTGCGAAGACTTTGGATTTGA